In Spodoptera frugiperda isolate SF20-4 chromosome 12, AGI-APGP_CSIRO_Sfru_2.0, whole genome shotgun sequence, a single window of DNA contains:
- the LOC118262944 gene encoding thioredoxin-like protein 1: MGLATVIENEAHFQTEMANAGTKLVVVDFTATWCPPCQRIAPFFEQLPAKFPRAVFLKVDVSRCADTATAQGISAMPTFIFYRNRTKIDQLQGADPTSLENKVRQYYGTDESGDDDNTVAGHMDLATFITKSECECLNEADNHPMAHCLTSAGGYLASDCDEQLIINISFNQLVKLHSLKIKGPSDKGPKNVKIFINQPRTLDFDQASGNMSVQDLEFTPSDLEGNPVPLKFVKFQSVQNIQLFIKDNQSGGDVTQIDHLAFYGSPISTTNMGEFKRVAGKKGESH, translated from the exons atGGGTTTAGCCACTGTTATTGAGAATGAAGCTCATTTCCAGACGGAAATGGCCAATGCTGGCACCAAACTGGTTGTGGTCGACTTCACAGCGACTTG GTGTCCGCCTTGCCAACGGATTGCACCATTCTTCGAGCAATTGCCGGCGAAGTTCCCTAGAGCTGTGTTCCTGAAGGTGGACGTGAGCAGATGCGCCGACACTGCTACCGCTCAGGGCATCAGCGCGATGCCAACTTTTATTTTCTACAGAAACCGA ACAAAGATTGACCAGCTCCAGGGCGCTGACCCCACCAGCCTAGAAAATAAAGTTAGACAATACTATGGCACTGATGAATCTGGAGATGATGACAACACTGTTGCTGGACAT ATGGATCTGGCAACATTTATCACTAAGAGTGAGTGTGAGTGCCTAAATGAAGCTGATAACCATCCAATGGCCCACTGCCTGACCAGTGCAGGAGGGTATCTTGCCAGCGATTGTGATGAGCAGCTCATCATCAATATCAGCTTTAACCAG TTGGTGAAGCTACATTCCTTAAAAATCAAAGGTCCCAGTGACAAAGGACCCAAGAACGTTAAGATCTTCATCAACCAACCTCGCACACTTGATTTTGATCAAGCCTCAGGAAATATGTCGGTTCAGGATCTTGA ATTCACTCCTAGTGACCTAGAGGGCAACCCAGTGCCTCTGAAGTTTGTGAAGTTCCAAAGTGTTCAAAACATTCAGCTGTTTATAAAGGACAACCAGTCTGGTGGAGATGTTACACAAATCGACCACTTGGCATTCTACGGATCGCCCATTTCCACGACCAACATGGGAGAGTTCAAACGGGTGGCAGGCAAAAAGGGAGAAAGCCACTAG
- the LOC118262790 gene encoding uncharacterized protein LOC118262790 isoform X2 has protein sequence MIFFKYRTCLQIFYFIILNIISLNGEDNIQKVQEILNDLPKASDLEDYLLFLDRILDFYMKYKFYIDINSYSTLFIFGASVHQVLKNQRETLPSDLVFRLEKMFNKSKTLCDYYRAYIERGIKEHELEKSDINTAKISYLFHNVSAWIPFEKFNLELLKRTKIYDRDELETMYGPWERYAKSISSVKMCIPSEEQSDSCVGLLARQPTFLSIHTSLAKCNLPPYCRLYVQHGSDFGYGIMHSCILRGDRTRSFFNQFLGKIINDASNSRRLHDG, from the exons atgattttttttaagtaccgAACGTGTTtacaaatcttttattttatcatattgaacataatttctttaaatGGCGAAGATAATATACAGAAAGTTCAAGAAATTTTGAATGATTTACCAAAAGCGTCAGATTTAGAGGATTATCTATTGTTTCTGGACAGAATACTAgacttttatatgaaatataaattttatatagatataaatagTTACTCCACGCTGTTTATATTTGGAG cGAGTGTACACCAAGTATTGAAGAACCAAAGAGAGACATTGCCGTCTGATTTGGTTTTTCGTTTagagaaaatgtttaataagtCTAAAACTCTATGCGACTACTACCGGGCATATATCGAAAGAGGGATAAAGGAGCATGAACTCGAGAAAAGTGATATAAATACTGCAAAGa tatcatatttatttcacaatgtATCCGCATGGATACCTTTTGAGAAGTTCAACCTGGAACTGTTGAAACGTACGAAGATATACGACAGAGATGAGCTAGAGACGATGTATGGGCCGTGGGAAAGATATGCCAAAAGTATATCAAGCGTCAAGATGTGTATTCCCAGTGAGGAACAATCCG aTTCATGCGTAGGTCTTCTGGCGCGTCAACCCACATTCCTATCCATTCACACATCTCTAGCCAAATGTAATCTGCCACCATATTGCAGATTGTACGTGCAGCACGGCTCTGATTTTGGATATGGAATAATGCACAG ttgcaTTTTGCGGGGCGATAGGACACGCTCATTTTTTAACCAATTTTTGGGTAAAATCATTAATGATGCATCAAACAGCAGACGGTTGCATGATGGTTGA
- the LOC118262790 gene encoding uncharacterized protein LOC118262790 isoform X1: MIFFKYRTCLQIFYFIILNIISLNGEDNIQKVQEILNDLPKASDLEDYLLFLDRILDFYMKYKFYIDINSYSTLFIFGASVHQVLKNQRETLPSDLVFRLEKMFNKSKTLCDYYRAYIERGIKEHELEKSDINTAKISYLFHNVSAWIPFEKFNLELLKRTKIYDRDELETMYGPWERYAKSISSVKMCIPSEEQSDSCVGLLARQPTFLSIHTSLAKCNLPPYCRLYVQHGSDFGYGIMHRLLLLIHAKHSRNCVLFSEKEDNYLRDKLCSMVYNECRYIALSDFVVPDLLTEGIAFCGAIGHAHFLTNFWVKSLMMHQTADGCMMVDQGRGDDNFDREFVTDKYTITDDAEMLNGSCIKHMTALAIYVVSNVFRYIVETHY; the protein is encoded by the exons atgattttttttaagtaccgAACGTGTTtacaaatcttttattttatcatattgaacataatttctttaaatGGCGAAGATAATATACAGAAAGTTCAAGAAATTTTGAATGATTTACCAAAAGCGTCAGATTTAGAGGATTATCTATTGTTTCTGGACAGAATACTAgacttttatatgaaatataaattttatatagatataaatagTTACTCCACGCTGTTTATATTTGGAG cGAGTGTACACCAAGTATTGAAGAACCAAAGAGAGACATTGCCGTCTGATTTGGTTTTTCGTTTagagaaaatgtttaataagtCTAAAACTCTATGCGACTACTACCGGGCATATATCGAAAGAGGGATAAAGGAGCATGAACTCGAGAAAAGTGATATAAATACTGCAAAGa tatcatatttatttcacaatgtATCCGCATGGATACCTTTTGAGAAGTTCAACCTGGAACTGTTGAAACGTACGAAGATATACGACAGAGATGAGCTAGAGACGATGTATGGGCCGTGGGAAAGATATGCCAAAAGTATATCAAGCGTCAAGATGTGTATTCCCAGTGAGGAACAATCCG aTTCATGCGTAGGTCTTCTGGCGCGTCAACCCACATTCCTATCCATTCACACATCTCTAGCCAAATGTAATCTGCCACCATATTGCAGATTGTACGTGCAGCACGGCTCTGATTTTGGATATGGAATAATGCACAG acttttacttttaattcatgCAAAGCATTCTCGAAACTGTGTACTTTTTTCCGAAAAAGAGGACAATTACCTTAGGGATAAACTTTGCTCCATGGTATATAATGAATGCCGGTATATTGCTCTCAGTGATTTTGTAGTACCTGATTTGCTCACGGAAGGCA ttgcaTTTTGCGGGGCGATAGGACACGCTCATTTTTTAACCAATTTTTGGGTAAAATCATTAATGATGCATCAAACAGCAGACGGTTGCATGATGGTTGATCAAGGTAGAGGCGATGACAACTTTGACAGAGAATTTGTGACCGATAAATACACGATAACGGATGATGCTGAAATGTTAAACGGATCATGTATAAAGCACATGACGGCTTTAGCCATATATGTAGTCAGTAATGTTTTTAGATACATCGTAGAGACCCATTATTAA
- the LOC118262751 gene encoding UPF0764 protein C16orf89, giving the protein MNYKKYCTKFRPCTLISLSIILILNIISINGDSVASHQGVLDDLPRASDLNRYLIILERAVDFCLENKHGVDMSLDFGLFLVGVTLNQVLTEKRQKLPPDVVFRLEQLLLKYGEIKDYFNVHVKKGLLSEYGHSSRITDLVYNISSWQLPLEYFDLELLKRTKILDDDELNDLYGPWDAYIRTVTNYMDFKPSLEDSDTCIAHLAHLPLYPPAWKPQAKCRIPILCRHYLLDGNNYGYGLAHRLLLLLMAKHSRNCAVFGEEVDEDKMDRFCSTIYHECQFNALNDFGMPDLAFEFVALCGLLGNAQFLTNSWMESLMKYQTRDGYFNGDIVGTVYDNISKNITNQNALNKHTTGTAVASFANVIRYILETHY; this is encoded by the exons ATgaattataaaaagtattgtaccaagtttcgtccGTGTACACTGATCTCCTTGTCTATCATATTAATACTGAATATAATTTCTATAAATGGTGATAGCGTGGCAAGTCACCAAGGAGTTTTGGATGATTTGCCAAGAGCATCGGATTTAAACCGTTATCTTATTATATTGGAGAGAGCAGTAGacttttgtttagaaaataaacatGGTGTGGACATGAGTTTAGATTTCGGCTTATTTTTAGTTGGAG tgACACTAAACCAAGTTTTGACGGAAAAAAGACAGAAACTACCACCTGATGTGGTATTTCGTTTAGAACAATTGCTCCTTAAATATGGCGAAATTAAGGACTACTTCAACGTACATGTTAAAAAAGGGCTGCTAAGTGAATACGGTCACTCATCACGAA TAACAGACCTGGTTTACAATATAAGTTCATGGCAGTTACCTTTGGAATACTTTGATTTGGAACTTCTGAAACGTACGAAGATATTAGATGACGATGAATTGAATGATTTATATGGACCATGGGATGCTTATATAAGAACTGTGACAAACTATATGGATTTCAAGCCCTCACTCGAGGATTCTG ACACATGCATTGCACATTTGGCGCATCTCCCCCTATACCCACCGGCTTGGAAACCTCAAGCTAAATGTAGAATCCCGATATTGTGCCGACATTACCTGCTCGATGGAAATAACTACGGATATGGATTAGCACACAG GCTGTTACTTTTGCTTATGGCAAAGCATTCTCGAAACTGTGCCGTTTTTGGCGAAGAAGTAGACGAAGACAAAATGGACAGATTCTGCTCCACAATATATCATGAATGCCAGTTTAATGCACTCAACGACTTTGGTATGCCCGACTTAGCTTTCGAATTTG ttGCACTCTGTGGGTTGCTAGGCAACGCCCAGTTTTTAACCAATTCTTGGATGGAATCCCTTATGAAGTATCAAACCAGAGACGGGTACTTCAATGGAGATATAGTTGGAACGGTATATGACAACATAAGTAAGAACATTACTAATCAAAATGCTCTGAATAAGCACACAACGGGAACCGCCGTGGCGTCATTTGCAAACGTTATCAGATATATACTAGAAACCCATTactaa